One genomic window of Borreliella garinii includes the following:
- the rplA gene encoding 50S ribosomal protein L1, producing MSKKGKKYIAAFSKVDKSKFYSIEDAISLLKEIKFVKFDETIDISINLNLKKNHTVRDTIVLPNQFMKPKRILVFAKGDRADEARAFGATYVGDDDLINKIKSGWDEFDVVVATPDMMKDVGRLGPILGKRGLMPNPKTQTVTNNLKDAINSLKKGRTEFRANKNGVISFSFGKSSMDNEKIKENYDEFIKEVVKKRPSDLKGAFIDSIYISSTMGPSIKVDFVWR from the coding sequence ATGTCAAAAAAGGGTAAAAAATATATTGCAGCTTTTTCTAAAGTAGATAAGAGTAAATTTTATAGCATTGAAGATGCAATTTCACTGTTGAAAGAAATCAAATTTGTTAAATTTGATGAAACTATAGATATATCTATTAACCTTAATTTAAAAAAGAATCATACTGTTAGAGACACTATAGTTTTGCCAAATCAGTTTATGAAGCCAAAAAGAATACTTGTTTTTGCAAAAGGCGATCGAGCAGATGAAGCTAGAGCTTTTGGTGCAACTTATGTTGGAGATGATGATCTTATTAATAAGATTAAAAGTGGCTGGGATGAATTTGATGTTGTTGTTGCAACTCCTGATATGATGAAGGACGTTGGAAGACTTGGCCCTATTTTAGGGAAAAGAGGCTTAATGCCAAATCCAAAGACTCAAACAGTCACAAATAATCTTAAAGATGCAATCAACAGTCTTAAAAAGGGTCGAACAGAGTTTAGAGCAAATAAAAATGGCGTAATAAGCTTTTCTTTTGGTAAATCTTCTATGGACAATGAAAAGATAAAAGAAAATTATGATGAATTTATCAAGGAAGTTGTTAAAAAAAGGCCAAGTGACTTAAAGGGAGCTTTTATAGACAGTATTTATATTTCATCTACTATGGGGCCTTCTATAAAAGTTGATTTTGTTTGGAGGTAG
- the rplJ gene encoding 50S ribosomal protein L10, producing the protein MSAKINSKKLEMFDLLKKFIDNKQNLFFLDYRGLSVSQLTDLRNKIEGEHGALKVVKNNIMKMVLKEKNINIVDSCLVGPTVVVTALEEANVIAKIFYDFVKSSTLKVKGGFVLGEFYDEAKVQAYSKLPTKKESISLLASVLKAPVSKLARTLKALADVKN; encoded by the coding sequence ATGAGTGCAAAAATAAATTCTAAAAAGCTGGAAATGTTTGATTTATTGAAAAAATTTATAGACAATAAACAAAATCTTTTTTTCTTAGACTATAGAGGTTTAAGTGTATCTCAGTTGACAGATCTTCGTAATAAAATAGAAGGCGAACATGGAGCCTTAAAAGTTGTTAAAAACAATATAATGAAGATGGTTTTAAAAGAAAAGAATATTAATATTGTTGATTCTTGTTTGGTTGGTCCTACGGTTGTTGTTACTGCATTAGAAGAGGCTAATGTAATAGCAAAAATTTTTTATGATTTTGTAAAAAGTAGTACCTTAAAAGTAAAGGGTGGTTTTGTTTTAGGAGAGTTTTATGATGAAGCTAAAGTTCAAGCTTATAGTAAGCTTCCTACCAAAAAAGAGTCTATTTCTTTATTAGCTAGCGTGTTAAAAGCGCCAGTTTCTAAGCTTGCAAGAACCTTGAAAGCTTTGGCTGATGTTAAAAATTAA
- the rplL gene encoding 50S ribosomal protein L7/L12, whose translation MALSKEDILTWLEGAKTMEVVDLVTAIEEKFGVTAAISAVGGGAASTGSTDSEEQTEFDVILMSFGDSKINVIKEVRSITGLGLGEAKALVESAPKAIKEGLSKSDAEELKKKLEAVGAKVEVK comes from the coding sequence ATGGCACTAAGCAAAGAAGATATTTTAACCTGGCTTGAGGGTGCAAAAACTATGGAAGTTGTTGACCTTGTAACAGCTATTGAGGAAAAGTTTGGAGTAACTGCCGCTATTTCTGCTGTCGGAGGGGGTGCTGCTTCAACAGGCTCAACTGATTCTGAAGAACAAACTGAATTTGATGTAATTCTTATGTCTTTTGGTGATAGTAAGATAAATGTTATAAAAGAGGTTAGATCTATTACAGGGCTTGGTCTTGGAGAAGCTAAGGCTTTAGTTGAATCTGCCCCTAAAGCTATTAAAGAAGGTCTTTCTAAGTCAGATGCTGAGGAATTAAAAAAGAAACTTGAGGCAGTTGGCGCAAAAGTTGAAGTTAAATAA
- the rpoB gene encoding DNA-directed RNA polymerase subunit beta, with amino-acid sequence MIKRVHLGQGRADEILDLPNLIEIQLNSYEKFLQLDKLKNKKPLLNEGLESVFRNIFPIKSGNGDVALEYERYYIENDALNFTEKECKRKGQSYEAVLKVRLNLQFLTTGEIRQKDVYMGTIPLMTERGTFIINGAERVVVSQIHRSPGVVFYKEKDLYSARIIPYRGSWLEFEIDSKKDYLYVKIDRKKRILITLFLRALGFDTREKIIETFYNIKKIKVEDGTKRDLPGQYLAKNINIRENMYYRAGDKITLQDVEDFLQNGVNEIELVDFDGYDAISGKCFVSSNVILNCLEKEDAFFALKDGSKELPKESVMLAVYGALFPGEPISIDNAENDLKTIFFSERRYDLGRVGRYKLSKKFGFDDLSTSVLTMDDIVNTISHLLRIYEGHDILDDIDHLGNRRVRSVGELLTNIYKGAMSRVEKIAKDRMSNKEVFNLKPQELISVKPIVSAVKEFFATSQLSQFMDQVNPLAELTHKRRLNALGPGGLSRDRAGFEVRDVHYTHYGRMCPIETPEGPNIGLIVSLATYSRVNDYGFLETPYRKVVNGEVTDELEYLSAIDEEKKCIAQANAAFNSNGKYLEDLVSVRISGDYTTTSPKNIDYMDVSPRQLISVSSALIPFLEHNDANRALMGSNMQRQAVPLLFPKPPIVGTGMESIVAKDSGVVVKAKRSGEVVLATSNKIVVKPFESENAKDLDEYHIVKYERTNQDTCFNQSVLVKEGQKVERGEIIADGPATRYGELALGNNLLLGVIPWNGFNYEDAILISDKIVKEDLYTSIHIKEFSIEVRETKLGPEKVTGDIPNVSEKILNKLDENGIIRIGTYVKPGDILVGKVTPKSEGDITPEFRLLTSIFGEKAKDVKNNSLKVPHGTEGTVIDVQRITKEDVGNLAPGVEEILKVYVAKKRKLKEGDKMAGRHGNKGVVAKILPVEDMPYLADGTPLDICLNPLGVPSRMNIGQLMESQLGLAGKYLGESYNVPVFESATNEQIQEKLKKAGFNPTSKEILYDGYTGEPFENEVMVGVIYMLKLHHLVDDKMHARSTGPYSLVSQQPLGGKAQFGGQRLGEMEVWALEAYGAAHTLQELLTVKSDDMSGRVKIYENIVKGVPTNVSGIPESFNVLMQELRGLGLDLSIYDESGNQVPLTEKEEELINKS; translated from the coding sequence ATGATAAAAAGAGTTCATCTGGGACAAGGAAGAGCTGATGAGATTTTAGACCTACCTAACCTGATAGAAATACAATTAAATTCTTATGAAAAATTTTTACAACTTGATAAATTAAAAAATAAAAAACCTTTACTTAATGAAGGCCTTGAGTCTGTTTTTAGAAATATATTTCCCATCAAAAGTGGAAATGGTGATGTTGCTCTTGAGTATGAAAGGTACTATATAGAAAACGATGCCCTTAATTTTACAGAAAAAGAATGTAAAAGAAAGGGTCAAAGTTATGAAGCTGTTTTAAAAGTAAGACTAAATTTACAATTTTTGACTACTGGAGAAATAAGGCAAAAAGACGTTTATATGGGAACTATTCCTTTAATGACAGAAAGGGGAACTTTTATTATTAATGGGGCCGAGAGGGTTGTTGTTTCTCAAATTCATAGATCCCCAGGAGTTGTTTTTTATAAAGAAAAAGATTTGTATTCTGCCAGAATAATTCCTTATCGTGGTTCTTGGTTAGAATTTGAGATTGATTCTAAAAAAGATTATCTTTATGTAAAGATAGATAGAAAAAAAAGGATACTCATAACTCTTTTTTTAAGAGCTTTAGGATTTGATACGAGAGAAAAAATAATAGAAACTTTTTATAACATTAAAAAAATTAAAGTTGAAGACGGCACAAAAAGAGACCTTCCAGGTCAATATTTAGCTAAGAACATTAACATAAGAGAGAATATGTATTATCGAGCAGGAGATAAGATTACTCTACAAGATGTTGAAGATTTTTTGCAAAATGGAGTAAATGAAATAGAGCTTGTTGATTTTGATGGTTATGATGCTATTTCTGGAAAGTGCTTTGTGAGTTCAAATGTTATTTTAAATTGTCTTGAGAAAGAGGATGCCTTTTTTGCATTAAAGGATGGCTCTAAAGAGCTTCCAAAAGAATCAGTTATGCTTGCTGTGTATGGGGCTCTTTTCCCTGGTGAACCAATATCGATTGATAATGCTGAAAATGATTTAAAAACTATATTCTTTTCTGAAAGAAGATATGATCTTGGGCGTGTGGGGCGCTATAAACTTTCTAAAAAATTTGGATTTGACGACTTAAGTACATCGGTTTTAACTATGGATGATATTGTTAACACAATATCTCATCTTTTAAGAATATATGAAGGTCATGATATTCTTGATGATATTGATCATTTAGGAAATAGAAGAGTGCGTTCTGTTGGAGAGCTTCTTACCAATATATATAAAGGCGCGATGTCAAGAGTTGAAAAAATTGCTAAAGATAGAATGTCTAATAAGGAAGTTTTTAATCTAAAGCCCCAAGAGTTAATAAGTGTTAAACCTATTGTATCTGCTGTTAAAGAATTTTTTGCAACCAGCCAGCTTTCGCAGTTTATGGATCAGGTCAATCCTTTGGCCGAACTTACCCACAAAAGGCGTCTTAATGCCCTTGGACCAGGGGGACTTTCAAGAGATAGAGCAGGATTTGAAGTAAGAGATGTCCATTACACCCATTATGGCAGAATGTGTCCTATTGAAACTCCTGAAGGACCAAATATTGGACTTATTGTTTCTTTAGCTACTTATTCGAGAGTTAATGATTATGGTTTTTTGGAAACTCCCTATAGGAAAGTTGTTAATGGAGAAGTGACTGACGAATTAGAATATTTATCTGCTATTGATGAAGAGAAAAAGTGTATTGCGCAGGCCAATGCTGCCTTTAATTCTAATGGAAAGTATCTTGAAGATTTAGTTTCTGTTAGAATTTCTGGTGATTATACTACAACAAGCCCCAAAAATATAGACTATATGGATGTCTCCCCTAGGCAGCTAATTTCAGTATCTTCGGCATTAATTCCTTTTCTTGAGCACAATGATGCAAATCGAGCTCTTATGGGTTCTAATATGCAAAGACAAGCAGTACCCCTGCTTTTCCCTAAACCCCCGATTGTTGGCACAGGGATGGAAAGTATTGTTGCAAAGGATTCAGGAGTAGTAGTTAAGGCTAAAAGAAGTGGGGAAGTTGTTCTTGCAACAAGTAATAAAATAGTTGTTAAGCCTTTTGAATCAGAAAATGCTAAAGATTTAGATGAATACCATATTGTTAAGTATGAACGGACAAATCAAGATACTTGTTTTAATCAATCCGTTTTGGTTAAAGAGGGCCAAAAGGTTGAAAGGGGAGAGATAATAGCTGATGGTCCTGCTACTAGATATGGAGAGCTTGCTCTTGGTAATAATTTATTACTAGGGGTTATTCCTTGGAATGGGTTTAATTATGAGGATGCTATATTAATCTCTGATAAAATTGTAAAGGAAGATCTTTATACATCTATTCATATTAAAGAATTTAGCATAGAGGTAAGAGAAACTAAACTTGGTCCTGAGAAGGTTACAGGAGATATACCAAATGTTAGCGAGAAGATACTAAACAAATTAGATGAAAATGGGATTATACGGATAGGAACCTATGTGAAGCCTGGTGATATTTTGGTTGGTAAAGTTACTCCAAAATCAGAAGGAGACATTACTCCTGAATTTAGACTTTTAACTTCCATTTTTGGAGAAAAAGCAAAAGATGTTAAAAATAATTCTTTAAAAGTTCCTCATGGCACTGAAGGTACAGTTATTGATGTTCAAAGGATTACTAAAGAGGATGTTGGCAATCTTGCTCCTGGGGTTGAGGAGATACTTAAAGTTTATGTTGCTAAAAAAAGGAAGCTTAAAGAGGGTGATAAAATGGCTGGACGACATGGCAATAAAGGTGTTGTTGCAAAAATTCTTCCTGTTGAAGATATGCCTTATCTTGCAGACGGAACCCCTCTTGACATATGCTTAAATCCTTTAGGAGTTCCATCTAGGATGAATATTGGACAGTTAATGGAATCGCAATTAGGCCTTGCTGGTAAATATCTTGGTGAATCTTATAATGTTCCTGTTTTTGAATCTGCCACAAATGAACAAATTCAAGAAAAATTGAAAAAAGCTGGATTTAATCCAACTTCTAAAGAAATTTTATATGATGGTTATACAGGAGAGCCGTTTGAAAATGAAGTAATGGTTGGAGTGATTTACATGCTTAAACTTCACCACCTTGTTGATGATAAAATGCATGCAAGATCAACAGGACCATATTCTCTTGTTTCTCAACAACCTCTTGGAGGAAAAGCTCAATTTGGTGGGCAAAGACTTGGAGAAATGGAGGTTTGGGCCCTTGAGGCTTATGGTGCAGCTCACACTCTTCAAGAACTTTTAACAGTTAAATCTGATGATATGTCGGGTAGAGTCAAGATATATGAAAATATAGTAAAAGGCGTTCCTACTAATGTATCAGGTATTCCTGAGTCTTTTAATGTGCTAATGCAAGAGCTTAGAGGACTTGGACTTGATTTGTCAATTTACGATGAAAGTGGGAATCAAGTTCCTTTGACAGAAAAAGAAGAAGAATTGATTAATAAAAGCTAG
- the rpoC gene encoding DNA-directed RNA polymerase subunit beta' codes for MKEIKDFEKIKIKIASPDQIRNWSYGEVKKSETINYRTLRPEKDGLFCERIFGTTKEWECYCGKFKSIRYKGIICDRCNVEVTHFKVRRERMGHIELAAPVAHIWYYKYIPSRIGLLLDITASSLNSILYYEKYVVIEPGDTDLKKMQLLNEDEYIEARERYGMSFNASMGAEAIKTLLENLDLDELSSKLRIQMIDKDDKTDKKLLRRLEIIENFKISGNKPEWMIMEVLPVIPPEIRPMVQLDGGRFATSDLNDLYRRVINRNNRLRKLLLLNAPEIIVRNEKRMLQESVDSLFDNSHKRKVVKGSSSRPLKSLSDALKGKQGRFRQNLLGKRVDYSGRSVIVVGPELKLHQCGLPAKMALELFKPFVIRRLIESEAVFNIKRAKNLIEQEVDEVWQILDLVIKEHPILLNRAPTLHRLGIQAFEPVLVEGKAIKLHPLVCHAYNADFDGDQMAVHVPLTPSAQAESWALMLSTNNLLNPANGHPIVFPSQDIVLGLYYLTMEKKNTVGEGKKFLNFSNVILAINNRSLDYNASIYVKIDGEYKKTTAGRVIFNEALPNGIEFVNKTLSDLELQILISKVYVVHGSSTVIEMLDIIKELGFKYATKFGCTISMSDIIVPNEKKTYIDRANKEIAKIQNDYAKGVITGEERYNNVVSVWLKTNEELTNKMMEILKKDRDGFNVIYMMADSGARGSRNQIRQLAGMRGLMAKTSGDIIELPIISNFKEGLSVIEFFISTNGARKGLADTALKTADAGYLTRRLVDIAQDVVVRIEDCGTINGIKVETVKNGEEILESLKEKAVGSYSIERIKNPITGEIVLDANEEISEAKIELLEKIGIEKLVIRSVLTCEAEHGVCQKCYGRDFSKNKPVNIGEAVGIIAAQSIGQPGTQLTMRTFHIGGVAQAGSEDDKISLKNAFILNSIEGFNVNVDNGILFTRKGTLKIINVFYEEKIKNIKEIKVSDSQRVIKGISLFVNKKGVEILSSYIGYAKLRDDKFLIVSEEQEVALKAGTKLEIGVGDYVESGKVIGTFDPFAEPIIAEVKGKIKFKDIILGTTLKEEINTETGNVEKRITDNVFESLDPRIFIIDSSGMEVASYVLPGDAYLQVEDGQNINIGDVIAKLSKGSEKTQDITGGLPRVNDLFETRIPKNLTEMAKVSGIVQFKSIQKGKRLINILDEYGVEHKHYIPAGKHLLVRDGDVVKAGDMLCDGRINPHDVLEILGGISLQEFLLAEIQDVYRKQGVSINDKHIGVIIKQMMKKVKIVAVGDTNFVYGQKVDKHTFYEQNRKVIEQGGEPAIASPILIGVTKTSLNIDSFISAASFQETTKVLTDASIAGKIDDLRGLKENVVIGHLIPTGTGMGLYKKIKVSENIDAKV; via the coding sequence ATGAAAGAGATAAAAGATTTTGAAAAAATAAAAATTAAAATAGCATCTCCTGATCAAATTAGAAATTGGTCTTACGGAGAGGTTAAAAAGTCCGAGACTATTAATTATAGAACCTTAAGACCCGAGAAGGATGGGCTTTTTTGTGAAAGGATTTTTGGCACTACAAAAGAATGGGAATGTTATTGCGGTAAATTTAAATCAATTAGATATAAAGGTATTATTTGTGATCGTTGTAATGTAGAAGTTACCCATTTTAAGGTGAGACGTGAAAGAATGGGACATATTGAGCTAGCAGCTCCAGTTGCCCATATTTGGTATTACAAATATATACCCTCTAGGATTGGTCTTTTGCTTGACATTACAGCATCTAGTTTAAATTCTATTCTTTATTATGAAAAATATGTAGTAATTGAACCGGGTGATACTGATCTTAAAAAAATGCAACTTTTAAATGAAGATGAGTACATAGAAGCTAGAGAGCGATATGGAATGTCTTTTAATGCTTCGATGGGAGCTGAAGCTATTAAAACTCTTCTTGAAAATCTTGATCTTGATGAACTTTCATCTAAGCTTAGGATTCAAATGATAGATAAAGATGATAAAACTGATAAGAAACTTTTAAGACGTCTTGAAATTATTGAAAATTTTAAAATTTCTGGGAATAAGCCAGAATGGATGATTATGGAGGTTCTTCCTGTTATTCCTCCAGAGATTAGGCCAATGGTTCAGCTTGATGGAGGGCGCTTTGCAACATCTGATCTTAATGATCTTTACAGAAGAGTTATAAATAGGAATAATCGTTTAAGGAAGTTACTTCTTCTTAATGCGCCAGAGATTATTGTGAGAAATGAAAAAAGAATGCTTCAAGAATCGGTAGATTCTCTTTTTGATAATTCTCATAAAAGAAAGGTTGTCAAAGGCTCATCTAGTAGACCTCTTAAGTCGCTTTCCGATGCTTTAAAAGGTAAACAGGGAAGGTTTAGGCAAAATCTTCTTGGGAAAAGAGTAGATTATTCTGGTCGTTCTGTTATTGTTGTTGGACCTGAGTTAAAGCTGCATCAATGTGGACTACCTGCAAAAATGGCTCTTGAGCTGTTTAAGCCTTTTGTGATAAGAAGATTAATTGAGAGTGAGGCTGTTTTTAATATTAAAAGAGCAAAGAATTTAATCGAACAAGAAGTGGACGAGGTATGGCAAATTTTAGATCTTGTTATAAAAGAGCATCCCATTCTTTTAAATAGGGCGCCTACTCTTCATAGACTTGGAATTCAAGCTTTTGAGCCTGTGTTAGTTGAGGGTAAGGCAATAAAATTACATCCTCTTGTTTGTCATGCGTATAATGCTGATTTTGATGGTGATCAAATGGCAGTGCATGTCCCCCTTACTCCATCAGCACAAGCTGAAAGTTGGGCTTTAATGCTTTCAACAAACAATCTTTTAAATCCCGCAAACGGGCATCCTATTGTTTTTCCATCTCAAGATATTGTTTTAGGTCTTTATTATTTAACGATGGAAAAAAAGAATACTGTTGGGGAAGGTAAAAAGTTTTTAAACTTTAGCAACGTTATTCTCGCTATAAATAATAGAAGTCTAGATTACAATGCTTCTATTTATGTAAAAATTGATGGCGAATACAAAAAAACTACAGCCGGTAGGGTTATATTTAACGAGGCTTTGCCCAATGGAATTGAATTCGTAAATAAAACTCTTAGTGATTTGGAACTACAAATTTTAATATCAAAAGTTTATGTAGTTCATGGTTCTTCTACTGTAATTGAAATGCTTGACATTATCAAGGAGCTTGGCTTTAAGTATGCCACTAAGTTTGGGTGCACAATTAGTATGAGCGATATTATTGTTCCTAATGAAAAGAAAACTTATATAGACAGGGCTAATAAAGAGATTGCTAAAATTCAAAATGATTATGCCAAAGGTGTTATTACTGGTGAAGAGCGCTATAATAATGTAGTTTCTGTTTGGTTAAAGACTAACGAAGAACTTACTAATAAGATGATGGAAATTTTAAAGAAAGACAGAGATGGATTTAATGTTATATATATGATGGCAGATTCTGGTGCTAGGGGTAGTAGAAATCAAATAAGACAGCTTGCTGGTATGCGAGGATTAATGGCAAAAACTTCTGGGGATATTATTGAGCTTCCAATTATTTCTAACTTTAAAGAAGGTCTTTCTGTGATAGAGTTTTTTATATCTACAAATGGAGCTAGAAAAGGTCTAGCAGATACTGCTCTTAAGACAGCTGATGCTGGATATTTAACTCGAAGATTAGTAGACATTGCTCAAGATGTTGTTGTCAGAATAGAAGATTGTGGAACCATAAATGGAATAAAAGTTGAAACTGTCAAAAATGGTGAAGAAATATTAGAATCTTTAAAAGAAAAAGCTGTTGGGAGCTATTCCATTGAAAGAATAAAAAATCCAATTACTGGTGAGATCGTTTTAGATGCAAATGAAGAAATCTCAGAAGCCAAAATAGAATTATTAGAGAAAATTGGTATTGAAAAGCTTGTGATTAGATCTGTTTTAACATGTGAAGCTGAGCATGGTGTTTGTCAAAAATGTTATGGTAGAGACTTCTCAAAGAATAAGCCTGTCAATATTGGCGAGGCTGTAGGAATAATTGCTGCTCAGTCTATAGGTCAACCAGGAACTCAATTGACCATGAGAACTTTTCATATTGGTGGAGTTGCTCAGGCCGGCAGTGAAGATGATAAAATATCTTTAAAGAATGCTTTTATACTTAATAGTATAGAGGGTTTTAATGTTAATGTTGACAATGGAATTCTTTTCACAAGAAAAGGAACTTTAAAAATAATCAATGTTTTTTATGAGGAAAAAATTAAGAACATAAAAGAGATTAAAGTTTCAGATTCTCAAAGAGTAATCAAAGGAATTTCTTTGTTTGTTAATAAAAAGGGTGTAGAGATTCTCTCTTCTTATATTGGTTATGCTAAATTAAGAGACGATAAATTTTTAATAGTATCAGAAGAGCAAGAAGTTGCTTTAAAAGCTGGCACAAAGCTTGAAATAGGGGTTGGTGATTATGTTGAATCAGGTAAAGTTATCGGTACATTTGATCCATTTGCAGAGCCTATTATTGCAGAAGTTAAAGGCAAAATTAAATTTAAGGACATTATTTTAGGGACCACCCTTAAAGAAGAGATTAATACTGAAACAGGAAATGTTGAGAAAAGAATTACAGATAATGTTTTTGAATCTCTTGATCCTAGGATTTTTATTATTGATAGTAGTGGTATGGAGGTTGCATCTTATGTATTACCAGGAGATGCTTATCTTCAAGTTGAAGATGGTCAAAATATTAATATAGGAGATGTTATTGCAAAACTTTCTAAAGGCTCTGAAAAAACTCAAGATATTACAGGGGGATTGCCTCGTGTTAATGATCTTTTTGAAACAAGAATTCCTAAGAATTTAACTGAAATGGCTAAAGTAAGTGGAATTGTGCAATTTAAATCAATTCAAAAAGGTAAAAGACTTATTAATATTTTAGATGAGTATGGGGTTGAACATAAACATTATATTCCAGCCGGTAAGCATCTTTTGGTTAGAGATGGAGATGTTGTTAAAGCAGGCGATATGCTTTGTGATGGCAGAATTAATCCTCATGATGTGCTTGAAATTTTAGGCGGGATTAGTTTGCAAGAGTTTCTGTTGGCAGAAATTCAGGATGTTTATCGAAAGCAGGGTGTTAGCATTAATGACAAACATATTGGTGTGATAATTAAACAAATGATGAAAAAGGTTAAGATTGTAGCAGTTGGTGATACCAATTTTGTTTATGGACAAAAGGTAGATAAGCATACTTTTTATGAGCAAAATAGAAAAGTAATCGAACAAGGTGGTGAGCCAGCAATAGCAAGTCCTATTCTTATAGGAGTAACTAAGACGTCTCTTAATATAGATTCTTTTATTTCTGCAGCTTCTTTCCAGGAAACAACGAAAGTATTAACAGATGCTTCTATTGCTGGAAAAATAGATGATCTTAGGGGATTAAAGGAAAATGTTGTAATTGGGCATTTAATTCCTACTGGAACCGGTATGGGACTTTATAAAAAAATTAAAGTTAGTGAAAATATCGATGCTAAGGTTTAA
- the rpsL gene encoding 30S ribosomal protein S12: protein MPTINQLIRKPRKSQTEKTASPALQNCPQRRGICTRVMTVTPKKPNSALRKVARVRLSNGFEVTAYIPGIGHNLQEHSVVLIRGGRVKDLPGVRYHIVRGAKDTLGVNNRKKGRSKYGTKKPKA, encoded by the coding sequence ATGCCTACAATTAATCAGTTAATTAGAAAGCCTAGAAAAAGTCAAACGGAGAAGACCGCATCTCCTGCGCTTCAAAATTGTCCTCAAAGAAGGGGAATTTGTACGCGTGTAATGACTGTAACTCCTAAAAAGCCTAATTCAGCTTTAAGAAAAGTAGCTCGTGTTAGACTTTCAAATGGATTTGAAGTAACAGCATATATTCCGGGAATTGGCCATAATTTGCAAGAGCATTCTGTGGTTCTTATTAGAGGTGGTCGAGTTAAAGATTTGCCTGGAGTAAGATACCATATTGTTAGAGGAGCCAAGGATACTCTCGGTGTTAATAATAGAAAAAAGGGTAGATCTAAGTATGGAACAAAAAAGCCTAAAGCTTAA
- the rpsG gene encoding 30S ribosomal protein S7, translated as MSRKNKKIKKKIFIDTRYNSRVVAKFANRMMYDGKKSISESILYSSIDLLADKLEDSDKMAVFYKALDNIKPLVEVRSRRVGGATYQVPVEVREERREALAMKWIIFAARKSSGRSMKEKLSNELLNAYNSTGAAFKKKEDTHRMAEANKAFTHYRW; from the coding sequence ATGTCAAGAAAAAATAAAAAAATCAAAAAGAAAATTTTCATTGATACCAGGTATAATTCTAGAGTTGTTGCAAAGTTTGCAAACAGAATGATGTATGATGGAAAAAAATCAATAAGCGAGAGCATACTTTATAGTTCGATTGATTTGCTTGCTGATAAGCTTGAAGATAGTGATAAAATGGCTGTTTTTTATAAAGCTTTAGATAATATTAAGCCATTAGTAGAAGTAAGAAGTAGACGAGTAGGTGGCGCTACATATCAAGTTCCTGTTGAAGTTAGAGAAGAGAGAAGAGAAGCTTTAGCTATGAAGTGGATTATTTTTGCTGCTAGAAAGTCTAGTGGTAGATCCATGAAGGAAAAGTTGTCAAACGAACTTTTAAATGCATATAATTCTACTGGAGCTGCTTTTAAGAAGAAAGAAGATACTCATAGAATGGCTGAGGCAAATAAAGCTTTTACTCATTATAGATGGTAA